One window from the genome of Kryptolebias marmoratus isolate JLee-2015 linkage group LG1, ASM164957v2, whole genome shotgun sequence encodes:
- the LOC108234962 gene encoding immediate early response 3-interacting protein 1: protein MAFTLYSLIQAAILCINAVAVLHEERFLSKIGWGVDQSVGGFGDEPGIKVQLMNLIRSVRTVMRVPLIGVNSVCIVLLLLFG, encoded by the exons ATGGCATTCACGTTGTATTCTTTAATTCAAGCTGCCATCCTGTGCATTAACGCTGTGGCTGTATTACACGAGGAAAGATTTCTCAGTAAAA tTGGCTGGGGAGTGGACCAAAGTGTTGGAGGATTTGGAGATGAACCAGGCATCAAAGTGCAGCTGATGAACCTGATCCGGTCTGTGAGGACAGTAATGAGAG TGCCACTGATAGGAGTGAACTCGGTCTGCATCgtgctgctgctcctgtttgGATGA